A window from Nitrospirota bacterium encodes these proteins:
- a CDS encoding glycogen synthase produces MFIVMVATECAPVAKVGGLADVVFGLSRELEVRGNSVEIILPKYDCMRYDHICGLQEAFHDLWVPFYDQWIHCSVFFGFVHGRKCFFIEPHSHNNFFNRGIYYGHPDDPERFAFFCRAALEFMLKSNKQPDIIHCHDWQTGLLPVLLFDIYKYLGMSHPRVCYTLHNLKHQGVTGGHILRAAGLNRSDYYFNQDRLQDNFNPSAINLMKGGIVYSNFVTTVSPGYAWEIQNTDLGYGLNHTLHVHGQKFGGVLNGIDYDVWNPEIDCYIPYNYGIDSLDVKYGNKEALRHRLLLRQDFKPLISYIGRLDHQKGVDLIKHAIFYALDNGCQFVLLGSSPDPGINDSFRHLKHHLNNNPDCHLEIGYNEELSHLIYAGADMIVIPSLFEPCGLTQMIAMKYGTVPIVRATGGLKDTVFDADYSDKPYNERNGYVFNDANREGLESAMHRAIGMWHAYPQYFRELMVNGMRYDYSWNHPGQHYMNIYEYIREK; encoded by the coding sequence ATGTTTATTGTCATGGTTGCAACAGAGTGTGCTCCGGTGGCCAAAGTTGGCGGCCTTGCTGATGTGGTCTTCGGACTCAGCCGTGAGCTTGAGGTCAGGGGGAATTCCGTAGAGATTATACTCCCCAAGTATGACTGCATGAGATACGACCATATCTGCGGGCTTCAGGAGGCATTTCATGACCTCTGGGTACCTTTTTACGATCAGTGGATACACTGCTCTGTCTTCTTCGGCTTCGTACACGGAAGAAAGTGTTTCTTCATCGAACCCCATTCGCATAATAATTTTTTCAACCGCGGGATTTACTATGGTCATCCGGATGATCCGGAACGGTTCGCCTTCTTTTGCAGGGCGGCACTTGAATTTATGCTCAAGTCAAACAAGCAGCCCGACATCATCCACTGCCACGACTGGCAGACGGGTCTTTTACCTGTACTCCTGTTTGACATATATAAATACCTGGGCATGTCCCATCCCCGCGTCTGTTACACCCTCCACAACCTCAAACATCAGGGTGTAACAGGAGGGCACATACTGCGTGCGGCCGGTTTAAACCGGTCTGATTACTATTTTAATCAGGACCGCCTTCAGGACAATTTCAACCCATCTGCAATAAATCTGATGAAGGGAGGGATCGTTTACTCCAACTTTGTAACCACGGTATCTCCGGGATATGCCTGGGAAATACAGAACACAGACCTCGGGTACGGCCTCAACCATACCCTGCACGTACATGGCCAGAAGTTTGGAGGTGTCCTCAACGGCATTGATTACGATGTATGGAACCCTGAAATTGACTGCTATATACCGTATAATTACGGCATTGACAGCCTTGACGTCAAATACGGCAATAAAGAGGCTCTTCGCCACCGGTTGTTGCTAAGGCAGGATTTTAAACCTCTCATCTCGTATATAGGCAGGCTGGACCACCAGAAAGGGGTCGACCTTATAAAGCATGCGATCTTTTATGCACTGGATAACGGTTGTCAGTTTGTGCTGCTCGGCTCAAGCCCTGATCCCGGAATTAACGACTCTTTCCGGCACCTCAAGCACCATTTAAACAACAATCCTGATTGCCATCTTGAGATAGGATACAATGAGGAACTGTCACACCTGATTTATGCCGGCGCTGATATGATAGTCATTCCCAGCCTGTTTGAGCCGTGCGGACTGACGCAGATGATCGCCATGAAATACGGAACTGTCCCCATTGTAAGGGCAACGGGTGGATTAAAGGATACGGTCTTTGATGCCGACTATTCAGACAAGCCCTATAATGAACGAAACGGGTATGTATTCAATGATGCAAACCGTGAGGGACTGGAATCCGCCATGCACCGTGCTATCGGTATGTGGCATGCATATCCTCAATACTTCAGGGAGTTGATGGTAAATGGAATGAGGTACGACTATTCATGGAACCATCCCGGCCAGCATTACATGAATATTTACGAATACATCCGGGAGAAGTGA
- the nadD gene encoding nicotinate (nicotinamide) nucleotide adenylyltransferase: MFGGTFNPIHFGHLRAAEEVREALGLSKVIFIPSCVPPLKSGDLAEVHCRLEMVRLAIRDNPYFELSDMECRRGEKSYTVRTLEELKEQHPSIEPLFILGVDAFLDIPNWYQPERLIQLCDFIVVNRPPYSIEEILRSPFLKDEGMRLSRETQALLSLKSGRKVISINCTSIGISASDIRDRLKKGMSIKYLLPESVESYIISNKLYNNLQSERW; encoded by the coding sequence ATCTTCGGAGGCACATTCAACCCAATCCACTTTGGCCACCTGAGGGCAGCAGAAGAGGTGAGAGAGGCCCTCGGACTGAGTAAAGTCATATTTATCCCCTCCTGCGTTCCTCCGCTCAAGTCCGGAGACCTTGCCGAAGTCCACTGCAGACTCGAGATGGTCAGACTCGCTATCAGGGATAATCCGTATTTCGAACTCTCGGATATGGAGTGCCGCCGGGGCGAAAAGTCATACACTGTCAGGACCCTTGAGGAATTAAAGGAACAACACCCCTCGATAGAGCCTCTCTTTATCCTTGGTGTTGATGCATTTCTGGACATCCCAAACTGGTACCAGCCGGAAAGACTCATACAGCTCTGTGATTTTATCGTGGTTAACAGGCCGCCCTACAGTATAGAGGAGATTTTGAGGTCCCCCTTTCTTAAGGACGAGGGAATGCGCCTGTCAAGGGAGACGCAGGCACTGCTGAGTCTGAAGAGCGGCCGGAAGGTGATATCCATAAACTGTACTTCCATTGGAATATCCGCCTCTGATATCAGGGATAGGTTAAAAAAAGGGATGAGCATAAAATACCTGTTGCCTGAATCAGTGGAATCCTATATAATTTCTAATAAGCTTTACAATAATCTGCAGAGTGAAAGGTGGTGA
- the rsfS gene encoding ribosome silencing factor, with amino-acid sequence MEKARLAVKAALDKKAKNVLMLELKDLSIMSDYFVICSGESTTHVRAIVDNIEEEFRLKKIKPSGIEGYKMSQWVLMDYSDVIVHVFEEETRAFYELEKLWLDAPRIDIKEENLQGHGNY; translated from the coding sequence ATGGAGAAAGCAAGGTTGGCGGTCAAGGCCGCCCTGGATAAAAAGGCTAAAAATGTTTTAATGCTGGAGCTGAAGGATCTGTCCATCATGTCGGATTATTTTGTGATATGCTCTGGCGAGAGCACAACGCATGTAAGGGCGATAGTTGATAATATTGAAGAGGAATTCCGGCTGAAGAAGATAAAACCATCCGGAATTGAGGGGTATAAAATGAGCCAGTGGGTATTGATGGACTACAGTGACGTGATAGTCCATGTCTTTGAAGAGGAGACAAGGGCCTTTTATGAACTTGAAAAGCTCTGGCTTGATGCCCCGAGAATAGACATCAAGGA
- a CDS encoding 1,4-alpha-glucan branching protein domain-containing protein, whose product MKGYWIPVLHSHLPFVKHPEYDYFLEEHWLFEAISETYIPLLMKMKKMVDGNIDFRLTVSITPPLLEMLSDEYLTEQYLKHLDKLIELSEKEIKRLSDDRDFLPAATFYNNRFKEIKAFFTGFLNHNVLNGYRYFRDLGRIEIITCGATHSFLPLLGINPRAVEVQIKVAVDSHNKHFGESPEGIWLPECAYFEGLDAVLEKHGIRFFFLDSHGLMNGSPTPKYSVYAPVYTMNGVAAFGRDPQSSKQVWDSSEGYPGDFTYRDFYRDVGFDLDFEYIKPYISPDGIRTFTGLKYYRITGSTDIKKPYDPASAHKKAFEHALHFHSARKKQIETLDTLMDRPPVVVSPYDAELFGHWWFEGPDFLYHLFCEIDKDRFMKAITPTEYLSLHPQNQVISPGPSSWGYEGYYDVWLNDENDWIYRHLHYMADTLEGLANKHYSETDLVRERVLNQLTRELLLAQSSDWAFLMTTKTATEYSAKRTREHILNFNKLVDAFLTDTIDTTFLEWLEYKNSIFDELDFRVYASKYDS is encoded by the coding sequence ATGAAAGGTTACTGGATTCCTGTACTGCATTCACACCTCCCCTTTGTAAAACATCCCGAGTACGACTATTTTTTGGAAGAGCATTGGCTCTTTGAAGCCATTTCCGAAACGTATATCCCCCTGCTTATGAAGATGAAGAAGATGGTTGACGGAAATATTGATTTCAGATTAACCGTGTCAATAACTCCGCCTTTGTTGGAGATGCTCTCGGACGAATACCTCACGGAGCAATACCTGAAACATCTGGACAAGCTTATTGAGCTGTCTGAAAAAGAGATTAAGAGATTAAGCGATGACAGGGATTTTCTGCCTGCAGCCACTTTTTACAATAATAGATTTAAAGAGATAAAGGCTTTTTTTACAGGTTTTCTGAATCACAATGTGTTAAACGGTTATCGGTACTTCAGGGATTTGGGTAGGATAGAGATTATCACCTGCGGGGCCACGCATAGCTTTCTTCCCCTGCTTGGCATAAATCCCAGGGCAGTTGAGGTTCAGATTAAAGTTGCAGTCGATTCGCATAATAAACATTTCGGGGAATCACCGGAGGGAATCTGGCTGCCTGAATGCGCTTATTTTGAGGGTCTTGATGCGGTGCTGGAGAAGCATGGCATAAGATTTTTCTTTCTCGATTCACACGGATTAATGAATGGCAGTCCCACACCGAAATATTCAGTTTATGCCCCTGTCTATACAATGAACGGGGTAGCGGCATTTGGCAGGGACCCTCAATCTTCCAAACAGGTATGGGACTCCAGTGAGGGGTATCCCGGTGATTTCACTTACCGCGATTTTTACAGGGATGTGGGTTTTGATCTCGATTTTGAGTATATTAAGCCATACATCAGCCCGGACGGAATCAGGACCTTTACGGGGCTTAAATATTACAGGATTACCGGCTCAACTGATATCAAGAAGCCCTATGACCCGGCGTCAGCGCATAAAAAAGCATTTGAGCATGCCCTGCATTTTCATTCTGCAAGAAAAAAACAGATTGAAACGCTGGATACCCTTATGGACAGACCCCCGGTAGTGGTCTCACCCTATGATGCTGAGCTTTTTGGACACTGGTGGTTTGAGGGCCCTGACTTCCTGTACCATCTCTTTTGCGAGATTGATAAGGACAGGTTTATGAAAGCAATAACCCCCACGGAATACCTGAGTCTGCATCCGCAAAACCAGGTGATATCTCCAGGCCCCTCATCCTGGGGTTACGAGGGATATTATGATGTATGGCTTAATGATGAGAACGACTGGATTTACAGGCACCTGCATTATATGGCCGATACACTGGAGGGCCTTGCAAACAAGCATTACAGCGAGACCGACCTTGTAAGGGAACGGGTACTGAATCAATTAACCCGGGAACTGCTGCTTGCTCAAAGCAGTGACTGGGCATTTTTGATGACAACAAAGACTGCTACGGAATACTCGGCAAAAAGGACAAGGGAGCATATCCTGAACTTTAATAAATTAGTTGACGCATTCCTGACTGATACCATTGATACAACATTTCTTGAATGGCTGGAATACAAGAATTCGATATTCGATGAACTGGATTTCAGGGTCTATGCAAGTAAGTATGATTCCTGA
- a CDS encoding DUF4912 domain-containing protein, translating to MMEHKVRKESENSMEDKDIPKGYNIDTIVIMPVNADMSFVYWEITDKLLNGRLRELNIGSAELMIRVFGRDSRREVSSFEVKERVGKNYIKYPASFKPLVAEIGILKNGEFAGLLKSRTVLVPSLETARPGDEIWMERIKGFGGTVWVSGSGGTRDISSSGIAEKTALRNYYEETRAGHGISAFSETLRAKNS from the coding sequence ATGATGGAACATAAGGTCAGGAAAGAGTCTGAAAACAGCATGGAAGATAAAGATATTCCTAAAGGCTACAATATTGATACGATTGTAATAATGCCGGTTAATGCTGATATGAGTTTTGTCTACTGGGAAATAACGGATAAGTTACTCAATGGCAGGCTCCGGGAATTAAACATCGGTTCTGCTGAATTAATGATAAGAGTTTTCGGGAGAGACAGCCGGAGAGAGGTCTCTTCATTTGAAGTAAAAGAGAGGGTTGGTAAAAACTATATCAAGTATCCTGCATCATTTAAACCCCTTGTTGCAGAAATCGGTATATTAAAGAATGGCGAATTTGCCGGGCTGTTAAAATCAAGGACTGTCTTGGTCCCTTCTCTTGAGACTGCAAGGCCTGGAGATGAAATCTGGATGGAAAGAATAAAAGGCTTTGGCGGCACTGTATGGGTATCAGGAAGTGGGGGCACTCGTGATATATCATCATCGGGGATTGCAGAAAAGACGGCCCTCCGGAACTATTATGAAGAGACCCGGGCAGGGCATGGAATTTCTGCTTTCAGTGAAACATTAAGGGCCAAAAATTCTTAA
- the trpS gene encoding tryptophan--tRNA ligase — translation MERVLSGMQPSGYLHIGNLMGALHNWVRLQDEYECFYFVADWHALTTNYTNPSVIREYTADLLLNFLAAGLDPDKCTIFVQSRVLEHAELHILLSMITPLGWLERVPTYKEKKEEIRNKDLGTYGFLGYPVLQSADILIYRAGYVPVGIDQVPHLEITREIARRFAFLYKNDALIEPEPLLAEFPKVIGVDGRKMSKSYDNAVYLNDPPEVVEKKILTMVTDTQRMRRTDPGDPEKSPVFQLHRIFSSKDEIEEVARGCREAKIGCIDCKKILIKNIFKVLEPIWAKRREFSEKPDLVKEIVASGVQKATRVARETMTVVKETLGMY, via the coding sequence TTGGAGAGGGTTTTAAGCGGCATGCAGCCAAGCGGATATCTGCATATAGGAAACCTGATGGGGGCTTTGCATAACTGGGTCAGGCTACAGGATGAGTACGAGTGTTTTTACTTTGTTGCAGACTGGCATGCCCTCACTACCAACTATACCAACCCGTCGGTCATAAGGGAGTACACTGCCGACCTGCTGCTGAATTTCCTTGCTGCAGGGCTCGACCCCGACAAATGCACCATATTTGTGCAGTCCAGAGTACTTGAGCATGCAGAACTACATATACTCCTGAGCATGATAACACCCCTGGGCTGGCTTGAGAGAGTGCCTACGTACAAGGAGAAGAAAGAGGAGATCAGGAATAAGGACCTCGGCACTTATGGATTTCTTGGTTATCCCGTCCTGCAATCAGCCGACATATTAATCTACAGGGCCGGATATGTCCCGGTCGGTATAGACCAGGTGCCGCACCTTGAGATAACGAGGGAGATTGCAAGGAGGTTCGCTTTTCTTTACAAAAATGATGCCCTGATAGAGCCGGAACCACTGCTTGCGGAGTTTCCAAAGGTTATAGGGGTGGATGGCAGGAAGATGTCGAAGAGTTACGACAACGCCGTATACCTGAACGACCCGCCGGAGGTTGTGGAGAAGAAGATACTCACCATGGTGACTGATACGCAGCGGATGAGGAGGACTGACCCGGGAGATCCTGAAAAGTCCCCTGTGTTTCAGCTGCACAGGATATTCTCTTCAAAGGATGAGATTGAGGAGGTGGCCAGGGGGTGCAGGGAGGCAAAGATAGGGTGTATAGACTGCAAGAAGATACTTATAAAGAATATTTTTAAGGTACTTGAGCCTATCTGGGCAAAAAGGAGAGAGTTTTCTGAAAAACCGGATTTAGTGAAGGAGATAGTCGCCTCCGGAGTGCAAAAGGCAACCCGGGTGGCAAGGGAGACCATGACAGTGGTGAAAGAGACACTCGGGATGTACTGA
- a CDS encoding sugar phosphate isomerase/epimerase family protein: MKQVRIGNQTAFSSPAPALPFEYAVANGFDAFEWFPDKHESDGGWDVSDMGTETRCYIKNTAVAHDIALSVHASLRANPMIPEAHGLLINEFGFAQDIGATLLNLHLYTDEGLDSYVKAITPIVMLSAKIGIKLSIENTPLTPPDDFNRLFGLFREMGAAKVAHVGMCLDIGHANLCSATRNNYLGFVEQLDPLVPVIHIHMHENYGDFDSHLTLFTGPSREDPSGIQGFVELIKRRGFSGSVILEQWPQPRSLLNQARNKLYQMFI, encoded by the coding sequence ATGAAACAGGTAAGGATCGGTAACCAGACTGCCTTTTCATCCCCTGCCCCTGCGCTGCCTTTTGAATATGCGGTAGCAAACGGTTTTGATGCCTTTGAGTGGTTTCCCGACAAGCACGAATCAGACGGGGGTTGGGATGTAAGTGATATGGGGACCGAGACACGCTGTTATATCAAAAACACGGCTGTGGCGCACGACATTGCCCTGTCTGTCCATGCATCATTAAGGGCCAATCCCATGATACCTGAAGCCCATGGACTGCTGATCAATGAGTTTGGGTTTGCACAGGATATCGGGGCAACATTGCTTAATCTTCATCTCTATACTGATGAGGGGCTGGATAGTTATGTGAAGGCGATTACCCCGATTGTAATGCTTTCAGCAAAGATCGGTATAAAGCTCTCCATAGAAAACACGCCACTTACCCCTCCGGATGATTTCAACAGGCTGTTTGGACTCTTCAGGGAGATGGGGGCTGCGAAGGTTGCACATGTGGGGATGTGCCTTGATATAGGACATGCCAATCTATGCAGTGCAACCCGTAACAACTACCTGGGATTCGTTGAGCAGCTCGATCCGCTGGTGCCGGTTATCCATATCCATATGCACGAAAACTATGGCGACTTTGACAGCCATCTGACGCTCTTTACCGGGCCTTCAAGGGAAGACCCCTCGGGTATACAGGGATTTGTGGAGCTGATAAAGAGACGCGGGTTTTCAGGCTCTGTAATCCTTGAACAGTGGCCGCAACCCCGCTCGCTGCTCAACCAGGCGCGCAACAAACTATACCAAATGTTTATTTAA
- a CDS encoding alpha-amylase family glycosyl hydrolase: MRKPEKMIIYNLFPLLSGRFTEWERHLVRASDMGFNWIFVNPIHLPGSSGSLYSIKNYFSFNPLLIDTRTKKSPRQQVEGAIETAGKLGLRMMIDLVINHCAVDSDLIQEHPEWFQWEEDGKVAHPFCDENGKRVVWKDLARFDHRNTRDKEGLFQFFLKVVTFLIKLGFKGFRCDAAYQVPKSFWKRLISETRAIYPDVLFFAETLGCPADQTRKTASAGFDYIFNSSKWWDFNSPWLMEQYHLTREITPSISFPESHDTVRLCEELHGNINGLKQRYLFSALYSAGVMMPIGFEFGFRKKLHVVKTRPEDWEETGIDLMPFIEKVNRIKEQYAIFQEDAPTEMLPHSNSNVLLMWKASTTTHEEALVILNKDIHNRQHFYADSLYEFVQARSPLNDVSPENPLDYIPEPFSYELQPGEGIVLLTARDPGLED, from the coding sequence ATGAGAAAACCTGAGAAGATGATTATTTACAATCTGTTTCCCCTGCTGTCAGGACGGTTTACTGAATGGGAAAGACATCTGGTACGGGCCTCTGATATGGGCTTTAACTGGATATTTGTTAATCCCATACATCTCCCCGGCTCCTCCGGCAGCCTGTATTCGATAAAGAATTACTTCAGCTTTAACCCCCTGCTGATAGATACGCGCACTAAAAAATCTCCCCGGCAACAGGTGGAAGGGGCCATTGAGACTGCGGGGAAACTGGGGCTCAGGATGATGATAGACCTGGTGATTAATCATTGTGCCGTTGATTCAGACCTGATACAGGAACACCCTGAATGGTTTCAGTGGGAGGAAGACGGAAAGGTTGCACATCCATTCTGCGATGAAAACGGGAAAAGGGTTGTATGGAAGGACCTGGCAAGGTTTGATCACAGGAATACACGGGACAAGGAAGGGCTGTTTCAGTTTTTTCTAAAGGTGGTTACATTTTTAATCAAGCTCGGCTTCAAGGGGTTTAGGTGTGATGCCGCCTATCAGGTCCCGAAAAGCTTCTGGAAGAGGCTCATTAGCGAGACAAGGGCAATCTATCCGGATGTGCTCTTTTTTGCCGAAACCCTCGGATGTCCGGCAGACCAGACCAGAAAGACCGCCAGCGCCGGCTTTGATTATATATTCAACAGCTCCAAATGGTGGGATTTTAACAGTCCCTGGCTGATGGAACAGTATCACCTTACACGGGAGATAACCCCGTCAATCAGTTTTCCGGAAAGCCATGATACAGTGAGGCTCTGCGAGGAACTTCATGGCAATATAAACGGTCTCAAACAACGATATCTCTTCTCTGCACTCTACTCCGCAGGGGTTATGATGCCCATAGGATTTGAATTCGGTTTTCGCAAAAAGCTCCATGTGGTCAAGACAAGGCCGGAGGATTGGGAGGAGACCGGTATCGACCTGATGCCTTTTATAGAGAAGGTCAACAGGATCAAGGAGCAGTATGCAATCTTTCAGGAAGATGCCCCAACCGAGATGTTGCCCCACAGTAACTCCAATGTCCTGCTCATGTGGAAGGCATCCACTACTACACACGAGGAGGCCCTCGTTATTCTGAATAAGGACATCCATAACAGGCAGCATTTTTATGCCGACAGCCTCTATGAATTCGTTCAGGCAAGGTCTCCGCTGAATGATGTATCACCGGAGAATCCACTTGACTACATCCCCGAACCGTTTTCATACGAATTGCAGCCTGGAGAGGGCATAGTGCTCTTAACCGCAAGGGATCCGGGGCTGGAGGATTAA